The Streptomyces sp. NBC_01268 genome window below encodes:
- a CDS encoding TetR/AcrR family transcriptional regulator, whose translation MARARSEERRAEIVRAALEVIAERGYRGASLGAVAERVGLTQQGLLHYFPTKEALLVAVLEERDRWDTSGGQERERWRLDLMESLVEYNAMRPGIVQTFSALLGESVTEEHPARAFFTERYTQVRENMAEVLRAEYGDELPGGLTPERVAPLLTAVMDGLQYQWLLDPDAVDMAASFRDFLALLKEDSKRTV comes from the coding sequence ATGGCACGGGCCAGGAGCGAGGAGCGGCGGGCGGAGATCGTCCGCGCCGCCCTCGAAGTGATCGCCGAGCGGGGCTACCGGGGCGCCTCCCTCGGCGCGGTCGCCGAGCGGGTCGGACTCACCCAGCAGGGACTGCTGCACTACTTCCCCACCAAGGAGGCGCTGCTCGTCGCCGTCCTGGAGGAGCGCGACCGCTGGGACACCAGCGGCGGCCAGGAACGCGAGCGCTGGCGCCTCGACCTCATGGAGTCGCTCGTCGAGTACAACGCGATGCGGCCCGGCATCGTGCAGACCTTCTCCGCGCTGCTCGGCGAGAGCGTCACCGAGGAGCATCCGGCACGGGCCTTCTTCACCGAGCGCTACACCCAGGTGCGGGAGAACATGGCCGAGGTCCTGCGCGCCGAGTACGGCGACGAACTCCCCGGCGGGCTCACCCCGGAGCGGGTGGCGCCGCTGCTCACGGCGGTCATGGACGGCCTCCAGTACCAGTGGCTCCTGGACCCGGACGCGGTGGACATGGCGGCGTCCTTCCGGGACTTCCTGGCGC
- a CDS encoding beta-glucosidase family protein, producing MPETNADTLREEAVEAALAKLDLDAKTRLLAGQDMWSLPALPEIGLASLVMSDGPIGVRGVRWTADDPSVALPSPTALAATWDPALARRAGRLLAQEARRKGVHVLLAPTVNLHRTPLGGRHFEAYSEDPYLTGAIGTGYVQGVQDGGVGTTVKHYVGNDAETDRFTVDNRIAPRPLRELYLAPFEAIVKNAHPWGIMTAYNRINGTTMTEHRYLVNEVLRGEWGFDGYNVSDWMAARDTKGDIEGGLDVAMPGPHTVYGEALAAAVRTGDVEESAVDAAVRNVLRLAARVGALEGAPAVVTEPPAAIDGDALAREVARRGFVLVRNENGALPLKPGSVALSGAAARDARVLGGGSAQVFPDHTVSPLDGLTAALPEGALTFRVGADPSEELAPADQGFTLRAVCRDADGTVLGEGTLPNGQVQWIGDDLPAGVTHEALASVEVIGSFTPRESGEHSFGTRGLGAFALTVAGEALFDGVQAMGPETDPFEAFFGSPVERGRVALTAGETVEVSLLHTLDKEFAAPLPAVMFSFVHLGPRRDPDELIAEAVEAARAADTAIVVVATTERVESEGFDRKDLTLPGRQDDLVRAVAAANPNTVVVVNAGSPVEMPWREEVAAVLLSWFPGQEGGAALADVLTGAEEPGGRLPTTWPVALADVPVTEVTPTDGELPYKEGVFIGYRAWDKAGTAPAYPFGHGLGYTTWTYDSLVVTPDGATVRLTNTGERTGRETVQLYLAPVGDSVERPARWLAAFASVEAAPGETVETTVELPRRAFEIWDEERSAWTLVTGGYEVLAAHSLADARLTATLEL from the coding sequence GTGCCGGAGACGAACGCGGACACCCTGCGCGAAGAGGCCGTCGAGGCGGCCCTGGCCAAGCTGGACCTGGACGCCAAGACCCGGCTGCTCGCCGGTCAGGACATGTGGTCGCTCCCGGCGCTGCCCGAGATCGGGCTGGCCTCCCTGGTCATGTCCGACGGCCCGATCGGCGTCCGAGGCGTCCGCTGGACCGCCGACGACCCCTCCGTCGCCCTGCCGTCCCCGACCGCCCTCGCCGCCACCTGGGACCCCGCGCTCGCCCGCCGGGCCGGCCGGCTGCTCGCCCAGGAGGCCCGCCGCAAGGGCGTCCACGTCCTCCTCGCCCCCACCGTCAACCTGCACCGCACGCCCCTCGGCGGGCGCCACTTCGAGGCGTACAGCGAGGACCCGTACCTCACCGGCGCCATCGGCACCGGCTACGTCCAGGGCGTCCAGGACGGCGGCGTCGGCACCACCGTCAAGCACTACGTCGGCAACGACGCGGAGACCGACCGCTTCACCGTCGACAACAGGATCGCCCCGCGCCCGCTCCGCGAGCTCTACCTCGCGCCCTTCGAGGCCATCGTCAAAAACGCCCACCCCTGGGGCATCATGACGGCCTACAACCGGATCAACGGCACGACCATGACCGAGCACCGGTACCTCGTCAACGAGGTCCTGCGCGGCGAGTGGGGCTTCGACGGCTACAACGTCTCCGACTGGATGGCCGCCCGCGACACCAAGGGCGACATCGAGGGCGGCCTCGACGTCGCCATGCCCGGCCCGCACACCGTGTACGGCGAGGCGCTCGCCGCCGCCGTGCGCACCGGCGACGTCGAGGAGTCCGCCGTCGACGCCGCCGTGCGCAACGTGCTGCGGCTCGCCGCCCGCGTCGGCGCCCTCGAAGGCGCCCCGGCCGTCGTCACCGAGCCGCCCGCCGCCATCGACGGCGACGCCCTCGCCCGCGAGGTCGCCCGCCGCGGCTTCGTCCTCGTGCGCAACGAGAACGGCGCCCTGCCGCTCAAGCCCGGGAGCGTCGCCCTCTCCGGCGCCGCCGCCCGCGACGCCCGCGTCCTCGGCGGCGGCTCGGCCCAGGTCTTCCCCGACCACACCGTCTCCCCGCTCGACGGCCTCACCGCCGCGCTCCCCGAGGGCGCGCTGACCTTCCGCGTCGGCGCCGACCCCAGCGAGGAACTCGCCCCCGCCGACCAGGGCTTCACCCTCCGTGCGGTCTGCCGCGACGCCGACGGCACCGTCCTCGGCGAGGGCACCCTGCCCAACGGCCAGGTCCAGTGGATCGGCGACGACCTCCCGGCCGGTGTCACCCACGAGGCCCTCGCCTCCGTCGAGGTCATCGGCAGCTTCACGCCCCGCGAGAGCGGCGAGCACTCCTTCGGCACCCGCGGCCTCGGCGCCTTCGCCCTCACCGTCGCCGGGGAGGCCCTCTTCGACGGCGTCCAGGCCATGGGCCCCGAGACCGACCCCTTCGAGGCCTTCTTCGGCTCGCCGGTCGAGCGCGGCCGGGTCGCCCTCACCGCCGGCGAGACCGTCGAGGTCTCCCTGCTGCACACCCTGGACAAGGAGTTCGCGGCCCCGCTCCCGGCCGTCATGTTCTCCTTCGTCCACCTCGGTCCGCGCCGTGACCCCGACGAACTGATCGCCGAAGCCGTCGAGGCGGCCCGCGCCGCCGACACCGCCATCGTGGTCGTCGCCACCACCGAACGCGTCGAGTCCGAGGGCTTCGACCGCAAGGACCTCACCCTCCCCGGCCGCCAGGACGACCTCGTCCGGGCCGTCGCCGCCGCCAACCCGAACACCGTCGTCGTCGTCAACGCCGGCTCCCCGGTCGAGATGCCCTGGCGCGAGGAGGTCGCCGCGGTCCTGCTCAGCTGGTTCCCCGGCCAGGAGGGCGGCGCCGCGCTCGCCGACGTCCTCACCGGCGCCGAGGAGCCCGGCGGCCGTCTCCCCACCACCTGGCCCGTCGCCCTGGCCGACGTCCCGGTCACCGAGGTCACCCCGACCGACGGCGAACTCCCGTACAAGGAGGGCGTGTTCATCGGCTACCGGGCCTGGGACAAGGCGGGCACCGCCCCCGCGTACCCCTTCGGTCACGGCCTCGGCTACACCACCTGGACGTACGACTCCCTCGTCGTCACCCCGGACGGCGCCACCGTCCGCCTCACCAACACCGGTGAGCGCACCGGCCGCGAGACCGTCCAGCTCTACCTGGCGCCCGTCGGTGACTCCGTGGAGCGCCCGGCCCGCTGGCTGGCCGCCTTCGCGAGCGTCGAGGCCGCCCCGGGAGAGACCGTCGAGACGACCGTCGAACTGCCCCGCCGCGCCTTCGAGATCTGGGACGAGGAGCGATCCGCCTGGACCCTCGTCACCGGCGGCTACGAGGTGCTCGCCGCGCACTCGCTGGCCGACGCGCGCCTGACCGCGACCCTGGAGCTCTGA